A genomic segment from Sulfitobacter indolifex encodes:
- a CDS encoding type IV secretory system conjugative DNA transfer family protein, with protein MNKAFPLWAALPFGAICGAILGTIVASFYLALALRTGFGNFDMLAVWNASPGLRAAHPEAFKVAYGAVGFGSIGLGGLALAWTWKKERDDYGSAHWQTKPELMKNDMLHKPGKGFVCGKLGLPKSKGGFISSAAIPHVMMVAPTRAGKGVGFVIPNLMAFAGSVVVLDVKGENFEKTSRLRALNGDEVYRFSPFDWSNATHRYNPLSRIAKAPTFAQRFTEVSILADLFLDKDNKTLDTFSEAGKSIFVAACLLAIQRGTANLGEVNKIVAGGEYKNAQYKTYADEAEEAILRELWTNAASASSRLLTSNIQALMTAGLKQWDNPAVRSATQVSDFDFATFRKTPQSLYIAVSEDHIATLAPLLRLMFADLIASIRLKEPEQDEPWPVMMMIDEFQQMGAMPYLERAIHSLASYGGRVAMIAQSLASLDRIYGSEGRESLENGAGLKLYITPRDQRTVKEVSVAVGSTTREAVTRMYGRNKGILGATSTSARLEERPLLSETEARLMDPDEVIILASPQHPIKAQRIKYYDDPLFKAMDAKQKDKPFPYPPSVEGVGPWGVGSDENRAQGANETGGHPPARDRAERREARGMRVMGEGVEMEQQPAPEALEREADVPKAWEQTLDMREELIEELLGY; from the coding sequence ATGAACAAAGCATTTCCTCTTTGGGCCGCACTGCCCTTTGGCGCAATCTGCGGTGCGATCCTCGGGACCATTGTCGCAAGCTTCTATTTGGCATTGGCGCTGCGAACGGGGTTTGGCAATTTCGACATGCTGGCTGTGTGGAACGCCAGTCCTGGATTGCGCGCGGCACACCCTGAAGCCTTCAAGGTGGCTTACGGTGCAGTTGGCTTTGGATCCATCGGGCTCGGTGGCCTTGCACTTGCTTGGACCTGGAAGAAAGAACGGGATGACTACGGTTCGGCCCATTGGCAGACCAAACCAGAGCTTATGAAAAACGACATGCTGCATAAGCCGGGGAAGGGGTTTGTTTGCGGCAAGCTCGGACTGCCAAAGTCAAAGGGCGGATTTATTTCTTCTGCGGCAATCCCGCATGTGATGATGGTGGCGCCAACGCGGGCGGGTAAAGGTGTGGGCTTCGTGATCCCAAACCTGATGGCCTTCGCAGGATCTGTGGTGGTCCTCGATGTCAAAGGCGAGAACTTCGAGAAAACATCCCGCTTGCGTGCACTCAATGGCGATGAGGTTTATCGCTTCAGCCCGTTTGATTGGTCCAATGCCACGCACCGTTACAACCCGCTGTCGCGCATCGCCAAAGCGCCAACCTTTGCGCAGCGGTTTACGGAAGTCAGCATCTTGGCTGATCTGTTCCTCGATAAGGACAACAAGACGCTGGATACGTTTTCAGAGGCAGGCAAGTCGATCTTTGTGGCAGCCTGTCTGCTGGCGATCCAGCGCGGCACAGCAAACCTTGGCGAGGTGAACAAGATCGTTGCGGGTGGTGAGTACAAGAACGCCCAATACAAGACTTATGCCGATGAGGCGGAGGAAGCTATTCTGCGCGAACTTTGGACCAACGCGGCCAGCGCGTCATCGCGGTTGCTGACCTCAAATATTCAGGCGCTGATGACGGCGGGCTTGAAACAGTGGGACAATCCGGCGGTCCGCTCAGCCACTCAAGTCAGCGATTTCGATTTCGCGACGTTCCGCAAAACACCGCAGTCACTCTACATCGCGGTTTCAGAAGACCACATCGCGACGCTGGCACCACTATTGCGGCTGATGTTCGCGGACTTGATTGCATCGATCCGTCTCAAAGAGCCAGAACAAGATGAGCCGTGGCCAGTCATGATGATGATTGATGAATTCCAGCAGATGGGCGCAATGCCGTATTTGGAACGCGCGATCCATTCGCTGGCGAGCTATGGGGGCAGGGTAGCGATGATCGCGCAGTCGCTGGCATCGTTGGATCGCATCTATGGGTCCGAGGGCCGTGAAAGTTTGGAGAACGGTGCAGGGCTGAAGCTTTACATTACGCCGCGGGATCAGCGCACGGTAAAGGAGGTTTCGGTGGCTGTGGGCAGCACGACACGGGAAGCGGTGACGCGGATGTACGGGCGGAACAAAGGGATACTTGGTGCGACGTCGACATCTGCCCGATTGGAGGAGCGGCCGCTGCTATCGGAGACAGAGGCGCGGCTGATGGATCCCGACGAGGTAATAATCTTGGCGTCGCCGCAGCATCCGATCAAAGCGCAGCGCATCAAGTACTACGATGATCCGCTTTTTAAGGCGATGGACGCCAAACAGAAGGACAAGCCGTTTCCTTATCCGCCAAGTGTGGAAGGTGTTGGGCCATGGGGTGTTGGGAGTGACGAGAACAGAGCGCAGGGGGCAAATGAAACCGGGGGCCATCCGCCGGCGCGAGATCGTGCGGAACGGCGCGAGGCGCGGGGGATGCGGGTGATGGGTGAAGGGGTTGAGATGGAACAGCAGCCTGCGCCAGAGGCGCTCGAGCGAGAGGCGGATGTGCCGAAGGCTTGGGAGCAGACGCTGGATATGCGGGAAGAGCTTATCGAGGAATTGTTAGGGTACTAG
- a CDS encoding helix-turn-helix domain-containing protein — translation MKTGRPKRLKLEQRIELARRYHAGETPKVLAEAYGVSRRHVTRLAKEEQGEGLAVRDPSERVSFRASASELAAFDAEWQTRGFANRSQALNAVLRGRCGFLDVPRDLVAEFCASWRQAKDVSDAGLALAKAVHRGKISVSLEDRALLVDLLDLAQCMSRELGQMKYAAQVRRKQDWPLKEEGDATLRAHPDETARVASGLRLVAGEGGREGVRESAALVPNGGSALQAGAIVIDRNISNG, via the coding sequence ATGAAGACAGGAAGACCAAAACGCCTCAAGCTGGAGCAGCGCATTGAGCTGGCGCGGCGCTATCATGCAGGTGAAACCCCAAAGGTATTGGCGGAAGCCTATGGCGTCTCTCGCAGGCATGTGACGCGGCTTGCAAAGGAAGAGCAGGGCGAAGGACTGGCGGTGCGTGATCCCTCTGAACGGGTCAGTTTCCGCGCCTCAGCGTCAGAGCTCGCAGCCTTTGATGCAGAGTGGCAGACACGTGGTTTCGCCAACCGCTCCCAAGCCCTCAATGCAGTGCTGCGCGGACGGTGTGGGTTCCTTGATGTGCCGCGCGATCTAGTTGCTGAATTCTGTGCCAGTTGGCGACAAGCCAAGGACGTCAGTGATGCTGGTTTGGCGCTCGCAAAGGCTGTGCATCGCGGCAAGATTTCCGTGTCGCTTGAGGACCGCGCATTGCTTGTAGACCTGCTTGATCTTGCGCAGTGCATGAGCCGTGAGCTCGGCCAGATGAAGTATGCAGCGCAGGTCCGACGCAAGCAGGATTGGCCGTTAAAGGAAGAAGGGGATGCCACCCTGCGGGCGCATCCAGATGAGACTGCGCGCGTGGCATCGGGACTGAGATTGGTGGCAGGGGAGGGTGGCCGCGAAGGGGTGCGGGAATCGGCTGCTTTGGTTCCGAACGGCGGGTCTGCGCTGCAAGCGGGCGCGATCGTGATTGATCGGAACATCTCCAATGGCTGA
- a CDS encoding DUF6088 family protein: MIGSAQLKTLPDRLRARVDDAPRQVWTPADFADIGGRAAVDKALQRMVTSGQLRRIQRGLYDKPSQNALTGKSTVPDYRAVIDAIARRDQVRWLIDGMTAANTLGLTNAVPAKIEVLVDARLKPVTLDNQKIVFKQAAPSRLYWAGRPGMYLVQALHWLHDVMSSDEEQAAVQSAVRRLLASHETGPALLDDLKSGFAATPIWMQDILRGHLFGAAAGDRG, translated from the coding sequence ATGATCGGATCTGCACAATTGAAAACTTTGCCAGACCGCCTACGCGCTCGTGTAGATGACGCGCCGCGACAAGTGTGGACGCCAGCTGATTTTGCCGACATCGGGGGTCGCGCAGCTGTCGATAAGGCACTGCAGCGCATGGTCACGTCCGGTCAGCTGCGCCGCATCCAGCGCGGGCTCTACGACAAACCATCCCAGAATGCGCTGACAGGCAAATCTACCGTACCAGACTACCGCGCCGTCATCGATGCAATCGCGCGTCGCGATCAGGTTCGCTGGTTGATCGATGGTATGACGGCTGCCAACACGCTCGGCCTCACCAACGCGGTGCCGGCCAAAATCGAAGTGCTTGTTGATGCGCGGTTAAAGCCTGTCACTCTAGACAATCAAAAGATCGTCTTCAAACAAGCGGCACCTAGTCGGCTGTATTGGGCAGGGCGCCCTGGCATGTATCTGGTGCAGGCCTTGCACTGGCTTCATGACGTCATGTCGAGCGACGAAGAACAGGCGGCTGTTCAAAGCGCAGTGCGTCGCCTGCTAGCCAGCCACGAAACTGGCCCGGCACTGTTGGACGATCTGAAAAGTGGTTTCGCTGCTACGCCAATTTGGATGCAGGACATTTTGCGTGGGCATCTGTTTGGTGCGGCTGCGGGTGATCGAGGCTGA
- a CDS encoding relaxase/mobilization nuclease domain-containing protein, which translates to MADPLALYSSVMGKLWEDERIRGKAAARIDARIAGRRQGRSFGRVGSMSARNVAKAASGQSQAAVFKRIRAGGCKTQASLGNQLAYINDKAVYTYSTMTNALTDDAVLSEDQKSDIIEAWSETWRGSTKLGFTSHMLLSFPTDVTVDQVRDIAMDWTEHFFESGEYGDQWDYVLAVHDDRAHKHAHIILNNRGLDQGTWFSCWAEGVMSPQLMREKQAEIAEGYGVILDATTRLERGIFEKPAGLAEIYRAKEEARLPREIIMTAEESAVAQAQVVGFAKDYTEFAELLDRMDQRHLARAVRGMAANLGTGTPWTFTEGEIDMKDIKTVGDAIDYSERTIEALRLKAEELDVTERAAFEAKAAPVIADLSQMVPDPELRARFGKQLEEPYPPGAGNEVLTAALQSGNDDALKDVLAQADEAGMDSNELVARITAGGTKNYGMAQDWVERDMNAVLSKDGLTVESANDEQLDGALERVDGVMEALTERAKELGVAIGLSLAEEEAADLPLIDEDDRSPNTYLQDLADMLRDGQLSEVQEETVERTLQAELFKELGEEGLGELRRGNYEVLNDVLPGKIDQITVTQEFLEMTFEETGDQVFTDRASSLQQDKATEVAQLKGQQEAQTLGKDLGRDRGLDDEMEF; encoded by the coding sequence ATGGCTGATCCGCTCGCTCTTTACAGTTCCGTCATGGGGAAGCTCTGGGAGGATGAGCGGATCCGGGGCAAAGCCGCGGCGCGGATTGATGCGCGTATCGCGGGCCGGCGGCAAGGGCGCAGCTTTGGGCGCGTCGGATCCATGTCGGCGCGCAACGTCGCCAAGGCTGCCAGTGGCCAGAGCCAGGCGGCTGTGTTCAAGCGGATCAGGGCAGGGGGGTGCAAAACACAAGCCTCTCTTGGCAATCAGCTTGCCTATATCAATGACAAGGCCGTCTACACTTATTCGACCATGACCAATGCGCTGACGGATGACGCGGTGCTGTCTGAAGATCAGAAGTCAGATATCATCGAGGCTTGGTCGGAGACCTGGCGCGGATCGACCAAGCTCGGGTTCACCTCACACATGCTGCTGTCGTTCCCGACAGACGTCACCGTCGATCAGGTGCGCGACATCGCGATGGACTGGACGGAGCATTTTTTCGAGAGCGGTGAGTACGGTGATCAGTGGGATTACGTTCTCGCCGTACATGACGACCGCGCCCACAAACATGCGCACATCATTCTGAACAACCGTGGGCTCGATCAGGGCACATGGTTTTCTTGCTGGGCTGAGGGCGTGATGTCGCCGCAGCTAATGCGCGAAAAGCAGGCCGAGATCGCAGAAGGCTATGGCGTCATACTCGACGCGACGACCCGTCTCGAGCGGGGTATCTTTGAGAAGCCAGCGGGTCTTGCTGAAATCTACCGCGCCAAAGAAGAAGCGCGCTTGCCGCGCGAGATCATCATGACGGCCGAGGAATCCGCCGTCGCACAAGCGCAGGTCGTGGGCTTTGCCAAAGACTACACAGAGTTTGCCGAGCTGCTGGACCGCATGGACCAGCGCCATCTGGCCCGCGCCGTGCGCGGTATGGCCGCCAATCTGGGCACTGGCACCCCTTGGACATTCACCGAAGGAGAGATCGATATGAAAGACATCAAAACCGTTGGTGATGCCATCGACTATTCCGAGCGCACGATCGAAGCGTTGCGGCTGAAAGCCGAAGAGCTTGATGTAACCGAGCGCGCCGCGTTTGAAGCCAAGGCCGCTCCCGTCATTGCGGACTTGTCACAGATGGTGCCCGATCCAGAACTGCGCGCGCGGTTTGGCAAGCAGCTTGAAGAGCCCTATCCGCCCGGTGCTGGAAACGAGGTGCTGACCGCAGCGCTGCAGTCTGGCAATGACGACGCTTTGAAAGATGTCCTAGCGCAAGCCGATGAGGCGGGCATGGATAGCAATGAGTTGGTGGCGCGGATTACAGCTGGCGGCACGAAGAATTACGGCATGGCGCAAGACTGGGTTGAGCGGGACATGAATGCCGTCCTCAGCAAAGATGGACTGACGGTCGAGAGTGCGAATGATGAGCAACTCGATGGGGCGTTGGAACGTGTCGATGGGGTGATGGAAGCCCTGACCGAGCGGGCCAAAGAACTCGGTGTCGCAATCGGGTTGAGCCTTGCAGAGGAAGAGGCGGCAGATCTGCCCTTGATCGATGAGGATGATCGCAGCCCCAATACCTATCTGCAGGATCTGGCGGATATGTTGCGCGATGGGCAGTTGTCAGAAGTTCAGGAAGAAACTGTTGAGCGCACTCTGCAGGCTGAGCTGTTCAAAGAGCTGGGCGAGGAAGGCCTCGGCGAGCTGCGGCGCGGGAACTACGAAGTCCTCAACGACGTGCTGCCGGGCAAGATCGATCAGATCACCGTCACACAAGAATTCCTAGAAATGACCTTTGAAGAAACCGGCGACCAGGTCTTCACTGATCGTGCATCCAGTCTGCAGCAGGACAAGGCAACCGAAGTGGCGCAGCTCAAAGGGCAGCAAGAGGCGCAGACCTTAGGCAAAGACCTTGGGCGTGATCGTGGTCTCGACGACGAGATGGAATTCTAG
- a CDS encoding SDR family NAD(P)-dependent oxidoreductase, which yields MGLLKNKYAIVTGAASARGLGKATAQMFAEHGATIAILDLDADAAKAAAADLGKGHVGLACNVTDKDACNAAIQTLMDSWGRIDILVNNAGITQPLKIMEIEPQNYDAVTDVNLRGTLYVSQAVIPGMIAQKSGSIVNLSSVSAQRGGGIFGGPHYSAAKAGVLGLTKAMARELAPDNVRVNAICPGFIATDITAGKLTADQQQMVLDGIPMGRAGAASDVAGCALFLASDLSAYCTGTEVDVNGGSLIH from the coding sequence ATGGGGCTTCTGAAGAACAAGTACGCCATTGTGACCGGCGCGGCCTCGGCCCGAGGTCTCGGCAAGGCGACAGCGCAAATGTTCGCCGAACACGGCGCAACAATTGCCATTCTTGATCTCGACGCTGACGCGGCAAAGGCCGCAGCGGCGGACCTCGGTAAGGGTCATGTCGGTCTCGCCTGTAACGTCACTGACAAAGATGCCTGCAATGCGGCAATCCAGACGCTGATGGACAGCTGGGGCCGGATTGACATTCTGGTCAACAACGCCGGGATCACCCAGCCACTCAAGATCATGGAGATCGAGCCGCAGAACTATGACGCGGTGACAGACGTGAACCTGCGCGGCACGCTTTATGTGAGCCAGGCCGTCATCCCCGGGATGATAGCGCAGAAATCCGGCTCCATCGTCAACCTGTCGTCCGTCTCTGCGCAGCGCGGCGGCGGTATTTTTGGCGGGCCGCATTATTCCGCAGCCAAAGCCGGTGTCCTTGGTCTGACCAAGGCAATGGCGCGTGAGCTGGCCCCCGACAACGTGCGCGTGAATGCCATCTGTCCCGGCTTCATCGCCACTGACATCACAGCAGGTAAGCTGACCGCTGATCAGCAACAGATGGTGCTGGACGGCATTCCCATGGGCCGAGCCGGAGCGGCGTCAGACGTCGCCGGCTGCGCCTTGTTTCTTGCGTCCGACCTTTCCGCCTACTGCACAGGCACTGAGGTCGACGTCAACGGAGGCTCTTTGATCCACTGA
- a CDS encoding TRAP transporter large permease, translated as MTAPLVWIFFILLAISVPVAHAMLGGVAAALWLDGKPMAVIAQRLYTPTQSFPMLAIPFFILAGNLMMSGKFGVYLVNIARLIVGNFKGGLGQVSIIGSVMFGGVSGSAVADASALGNALIPVQKKEGYPAGFSAAINSASSTVSVLIPPSIPLILFGLVSNVSIVDLFIAGILPGVMLGVGMFAAVAVVSGIKNLPRSPLEGGFRAFKSQIFAAIPALLMPIFVIGTLRFGVATPTEVSVMAVAYALLVSGLVYRDLTWRGIWQASVDTGLMTGAVMIIIMASSTIQWVLTAERVPQELAEWVQLTFSEPWMVILALNVVMLIVGAFLDLPAAVLLLGPLFVTIGNAIGLDLVQLGLMMVVNLAIGLYTPPVGTTLFISSAISGASIGQTVKWLLPFYGVAIVVLLLISYVPALTIY; from the coding sequence ATGACCGCTCCCCTCGTCTGGATTTTCTTCATTCTGCTGGCAATTTCGGTCCCTGTCGCCCATGCCATGCTGGGCGGGGTCGCTGCTGCGCTCTGGCTCGACGGCAAGCCGATGGCGGTGATCGCACAGCGACTCTATACGCCGACACAAAGCTTCCCGATGCTGGCGATCCCGTTTTTTATCCTCGCTGGCAACCTGATGATGTCGGGCAAGTTCGGCGTCTATCTCGTCAATATCGCACGACTGATTGTCGGCAATTTCAAAGGGGGTCTGGGCCAGGTCTCGATCATCGGTTCGGTGATGTTCGGCGGCGTCTCTGGCTCGGCGGTGGCCGATGCCTCCGCGCTTGGTAATGCGCTGATCCCGGTGCAGAAGAAAGAAGGTTATCCGGCCGGGTTTTCGGCCGCGATCAACTCGGCCTCGTCAACCGTGTCGGTCCTGATCCCGCCGTCTATTCCGCTGATCCTGTTTGGCCTCGTGTCCAATGTCTCAATCGTTGACCTGTTCATCGCCGGTATCCTGCCGGGTGTCATGCTCGGCGTTGGTATGTTCGCGGCAGTCGCCGTGGTGTCGGGAATAAAGAACCTGCCGCGCTCGCCGCTCGAAGGCGGATTCCGGGCGTTTAAGTCGCAGATTTTCGCAGCGATCCCCGCGCTGCTTATGCCTATCTTCGTGATCGGCACCCTGCGCTTCGGCGTCGCCACGCCGACCGAGGTCAGCGTCATGGCGGTGGCCTACGCACTTCTGGTGTCCGGTCTTGTCTATCGCGACCTCACATGGCGCGGAATCTGGCAGGCTTCGGTCGACACCGGGCTGATGACCGGCGCAGTCATGATCATCATCATGGCATCCTCGACGATCCAGTGGGTTCTGACAGCCGAGCGAGTCCCACAGGAGCTTGCTGAATGGGTACAACTGACCTTCTCAGAACCCTGGATGGTTATCCTTGCCTTGAATGTGGTGATGCTGATCGTTGGCGCGTTTCTCGATCTGCCTGCCGCAGTTCTTCTTCTCGGCCCACTATTCGTCACGATCGGCAATGCGATCGGTCTGGACCTTGTGCAGCTTGGTCTGATGATGGTCGTCAACTTGGCGATCGGTCTTTACACCCCGCCTGTTGGCACGACTTTGTTCATATCCTCGGCGATCTCGGGTGCGAGTATTGGCCAGACCGTGAAGTGGTTGCTGCCGTTCTACGGTGTGGCAATCGTGGTCCTTTTGCTCATCTCTTACGTACCCGCCTTGACGATTTACTAA
- a CDS encoding TRAP transporter small permease, translated as MSAGDRKSPENGGKGQNSPFLSLARGATNVLDWSGRIIVAACLASMFVALLVNVILRYALGSGIPWASEIHAILLPWLVAGGLVIASARGRNIAITLLSDLLKGRALLGLNLIIQAIILIIAISVLWSSQPILKASQFQTLSTLGIKQVWGYSSLVYAFAAMALIAALNLFRALSGEDVANHDPQHASLS; from the coding sequence ATGTCCGCCGGGGACCGCAAGTCCCCGGAGAATGGCGGGAAGGGGCAGAACAGCCCCTTCCTCAGCCTGGCTCGCGGGGCTACTAACGTACTGGACTGGAGCGGCCGGATCATCGTGGCAGCCTGTCTCGCGTCAATGTTCGTAGCACTTCTCGTCAATGTGATCCTACGCTACGCTCTTGGCTCCGGCATCCCATGGGCTTCTGAAATACATGCGATCCTGCTGCCTTGGTTGGTGGCTGGTGGGCTCGTGATTGCTTCAGCGCGCGGGCGCAATATTGCGATCACGCTGCTTTCTGATCTGCTGAAAGGCCGGGCGCTTCTCGGGCTCAATCTGATCATCCAAGCGATTATCCTGATCATTGCCATCAGTGTTCTCTGGAGTAGCCAGCCAATCCTGAAGGCCTCGCAGTTCCAGACCCTGTCGACCCTCGGCATAAAGCAGGTGTGGGGGTATTCGAGTCTTGTCTACGCTTTCGCGGCCATGGCGCTCATTGCCGCGCTTAACCTCTTTAGGGCGCTGTCCGGCGAAGATGTTGCCAATCACGATCCCCAACACGCAAGCCTGAGCTGA
- a CDS encoding TRAP transporter substrate-binding protein has product MKTTLMAVLATTTIIAGTAQADEIIFAHGSNPGNPRYVAAEKFAELFTACTGGEHTVNVAASATMGDDSEMLTSATAGVINITANSQGAMSQIVPEVGLLGLPFLFKDLPTAWAVLDGEVGDMIDARANNAGLKVLGFWDNGIRNVTHTEKGVPTPADLSGMQIRTPPDQMTVDIFEALGASPAPLAWSELPTALQSGVFDGQENPLVNIYSANLHEITPYVTLTGHKYESTPVVAGLAWWSGLDEATQTCVTDAVAEAGELQRNLVLASDEELRPTMEAEGAIFAEADKAAYQEATQSVYDQYAEQYPELVAALREAAGL; this is encoded by the coding sequence ATGAAGACAACACTAATGGCCGTTCTGGCCACCACGACCATAATCGCGGGCACCGCACAAGCGGACGAGATCATCTTCGCCCACGGCTCCAACCCAGGCAATCCGCGCTATGTCGCAGCAGAGAAGTTCGCCGAACTTTTCACCGCGTGCACGGGCGGCGAGCACACCGTGAACGTGGCAGCCTCTGCTACGATGGGTGACGACTCCGAGATGCTAACCTCTGCCACGGCAGGTGTCATCAACATCACTGCGAATAGCCAAGGCGCAATGAGCCAGATCGTACCTGAAGTGGGCCTCTTGGGGTTGCCCTTCCTGTTCAAGGATCTGCCGACCGCTTGGGCCGTGCTTGACGGGGAGGTCGGTGATATGATCGACGCACGCGCCAACAACGCAGGCCTCAAGGTTTTGGGTTTCTGGGACAACGGCATCCGGAACGTCACTCATACTGAGAAGGGCGTTCCAACCCCTGCTGATCTGTCGGGCATGCAGATCCGCACCCCCCCCGATCAGATGACGGTCGACATCTTCGAGGCTCTGGGTGCATCTCCAGCTCCTCTGGCATGGTCAGAACTGCCGACCGCGCTGCAATCCGGCGTCTTTGACGGGCAGGAAAACCCGCTTGTGAACATCTACTCGGCCAACCTGCACGAAATTACCCCCTACGTCACGCTGACCGGCCACAAGTACGAATCCACGCCGGTCGTCGCGGGTCTGGCTTGGTGGTCGGGCCTTGACGAGGCGACGCAAACCTGTGTCACCGACGCCGTGGCCGAAGCTGGCGAGCTTCAACGAAATCTGGTACTGGCCTCTGACGAGGAGCTTCGGCCGACGATGGAAGCCGAAGGCGCGATCTTCGCCGAAGCCGACAAGGCGGCATATCAAGAAGCAACGCAGTCCGTCTACGACCAGTACGCGGAGCAGTACCCTGAGCTCGTTGCGGCACTACGCGAAGCGGCGGGCCTGTGA
- a CDS encoding LysR family transcriptional regulator has translation MRDINIRATEYFESVARLGTVTKAAQELGVSPSAVSQQLRILEEQFGVKLFRREKRRLILTLDGDRLFQTTTQAFSAIRNARGAISRQRDTRNLTLRVSPSFGVRWLGPKIANFATENPDWNIRIDATPDFTAFDTEAVDFDLRYGLGGWTGLTVNNVIHDLVLPLCSPDYLASLQEHSDDPREQIKAARLIDSVKMLYRWDLWLASNKIEIEGLTYPFRFDRSSMSIELAKQGGGLALDSVTLCLPELQRGELVPFSTNFDVIDFPAYWFVCPPRHFNRRIVSRFASWLQSSADEHEAGARKFLTGLGCSFRPESGPELIDVKPWGI, from the coding sequence ATGCGTGACATAAACATCAGAGCAACCGAATACTTCGAATCCGTGGCGCGGCTCGGGACGGTTACGAAGGCCGCGCAGGAACTCGGCGTGTCGCCATCGGCCGTAAGCCAGCAACTACGAATCCTAGAAGAGCAATTTGGCGTCAAACTTTTTCGCCGCGAAAAGCGACGGCTTATTCTGACACTGGACGGAGATCGTCTGTTTCAAACCACGACCCAGGCCTTCAGTGCCATCCGAAACGCCCGAGGCGCGATCTCGCGCCAGCGGGATACACGCAATCTGACCCTTCGGGTCAGCCCCAGCTTCGGCGTTCGTTGGCTTGGTCCAAAAATCGCAAATTTTGCGACAGAAAATCCCGACTGGAACATCCGCATTGACGCAACGCCCGACTTCACCGCATTCGATACCGAGGCGGTCGATTTTGACCTGCGCTACGGTTTGGGCGGTTGGACGGGCCTGACAGTCAACAACGTCATACATGATCTTGTGCTTCCGCTGTGCAGTCCGGATTACCTTGCTTCGTTGCAGGAACACTCCGACGATCCGCGCGAACAGATCAAGGCGGCGCGCCTGATCGACAGCGTGAAGATGCTGTATCGTTGGGATCTATGGCTTGCTTCGAACAAGATCGAGATCGAGGGCCTGACATATCCTTTTCGCTTCGACCGATCCTCGATGTCGATTGAACTGGCAAAGCAGGGCGGCGGGCTTGCGCTTGACAGCGTGACGCTCTGCCTGCCGGAATTACAGCGCGGTGAGCTTGTACCGTTCTCGACGAATTTCGACGTTATAGATTTCCCGGCCTATTGGTTCGTTTGTCCGCCACGCCACTTCAACCGCCGTATCGTGAGCCGATTTGCGAGCTGGCTTCAGTCCAGTGCAGACGAGCACGAAGCCGGCGCGCGCAAGTTTCTGACCGGCTTGGGGTGCAGCTTTCGGCCCGAATCCGGGCCGGAACTGATCGATGTGAAACCTTGGGGTATTTAG